The Formosa sp. Hel1_33_131 genome window below encodes:
- a CDS encoding THUMP domain-containing class I SAM-dependent RNA methyltransferase — protein MENNFKMVAKTLFGFEELLAKELKQLGAQAVTIGVRHVSFVGDKGFMYKANLGLRTAIKILKPIAKFKVINENDLYNKVNAIPWENYLKSDGSLAVGATLNGDTFTHSQYVSLKTKDAIVDRFRDQTGERPNVDLRFPDLKIDIHIDRHFCTVSLDSSGESLHKRGYKIATNIAPINEVLAAGLIMLSGWDGQSDFMDPMCGSGTVLIEAAMIACNIPPNLMRNEFGFERWGDWDVDLFEKIEESLLSKTRDFHHKIMGFDKSPSAVEKATQNVENAKLEDFIYIKHEDFFKTQKGGEEHLHMVFNPPYGERLDIEMETFYSSIGSTLKHKYPGTNAWMISSNLEALKHVGLRPSRKIKLFNAKLEARFSKYEMYAGTKKTHKLEAKND, from the coding sequence ATGGAGAATAATTTTAAGATGGTTGCTAAAACCTTGTTTGGTTTTGAGGAACTTTTAGCTAAGGAATTGAAACAACTGGGTGCGCAAGCGGTCACTATAGGCGTCCGACACGTGAGTTTTGTTGGAGATAAGGGCTTTATGTATAAAGCAAACCTTGGTTTACGTACGGCCATTAAAATCCTAAAACCTATTGCAAAATTTAAAGTTATAAATGAAAATGACCTATATAATAAAGTTAATGCCATTCCTTGGGAGAATTATTTAAAGTCGGATGGAAGTTTGGCGGTAGGCGCTACCCTTAATGGCGATACGTTTACGCATTCACAATATGTGTCACTTAAAACAAAAGATGCGATTGTGGATCGTTTTAGAGATCAAACTGGAGAGCGTCCAAACGTAGATTTAAGATTTCCAGATTTAAAAATTGACATTCATATCGACCGTCATTTTTGTACTGTTTCTTTGGATAGTTCGGGAGAATCTTTACACAAACGCGGATATAAAATTGCAACGAACATAGCACCTATCAACGAAGTGTTGGCTGCTGGTTTAATAATGTTATCTGGATGGGATGGTCAAAGTGATTTTATGGATCCAATGTGTGGTTCTGGGACTGTTTTGATAGAGGCTGCTATGATTGCTTGTAACATTCCTCCAAATTTAATGCGTAACGAATTTGGTTTTGAACGTTGGGGAGATTGGGACGTCGATTTATTTGAAAAGATTGAAGAATCCTTACTTTCTAAAACACGTGATTTTCATCATAAGATTATGGGCTTTGATAAATCGCCTAGTGCGGTAGAAAAAGCCACACAGAATGTTGAGAATGCAAAGTTGGAAGACTTTATCTACATAAAACACGAAGATTTTTTCAAAACTCAAAAAGGAGGCGAGGAGCATTTACACATGGTGTTTAACCCACCCTACGGAGAACGATTGGATATTGAAATGGAAACCTTTTACAGTTCCATTGGTTCTACCCTTAAACATAAATACCCAGGCACCAATGCATGGATGATTTCGTCAAACTTAGAAGCTCTTAAACACGTAGGATTGAGACCTTCTAGAAAAATCAAGTTATTTAATGCGAAGTTAGAAGCTAGATTTTCGAAATATGAAATGTATGCGGGCACCAAGAAAACACACAAACTCGAGGCGAAAAACGACTAA
- a CDS encoding class I SAM-dependent methyltransferase, with the protein MTKEHSKWFQSWFDTTYYHILYKHRDYKEAEVFIKNIATYLNLDKDDSILDLACGKGRHSIFLNALGYKVTGLDLSKNSIEHAKTHESSSLHFDVHDMRNSYPNQFEVVLNLFTSFGYFEEEADNFKVIQTIKSSLKQNGIGVIDFMNSPVVIENLIAQNTYEAEGVKFKLKRSYTDGFITKDIEVKDADKTHHFEEKVRAFAFQDFETMLSNAGLHLLDCFGSYKLAPFNSKTSERLILIFMAND; encoded by the coding sequence ATGACAAAAGAACATTCAAAGTGGTTTCAGTCTTGGTTTGATACCACCTATTATCATATCCTTTATAAACACAGAGATTATAAAGAGGCTGAAGTTTTTATTAAAAATATAGCAACGTATTTGAATCTCGATAAGGACGATTCTATACTGGACTTGGCATGCGGTAAAGGCAGGCATTCCATTTTCCTAAATGCCTTAGGTTATAAGGTTACGGGGTTGGATTTATCTAAAAATAGTATCGAACATGCAAAAACACATGAATCAAGTTCTTTGCATTTTGACGTCCATGATATGAGAAATTCATATCCGAACCAATTTGAAGTGGTTTTAAATCTATTCACAAGTTTCGGGTATTTTGAGGAGGAAGCGGATAATTTTAAAGTGATTCAAACCATCAAATCGAGTCTAAAACAAAACGGAATTGGCGTTATCGACTTTATGAACAGCCCTGTTGTCATTGAAAATTTGATTGCTCAAAACACTTACGAAGCTGAAGGAGTGAAATTCAAACTCAAACGTAGTTATACAGATGGATTTATCACAAAAGACATCGAAGTGAAAGATGCTGATAAAACACATCATTTTGAAGAGAAAGTACGTGCGTTTGCCTTTCAAGATTTTGAAACAATGCTCTCAAATGCGGGACTGCATTTGTTAGACTGTTTTGGAAGTTATAAATTAGCCCCCTTTAACAGTAAAACATCCGAACGTTTAATCTTAATTTTCATGGCGAATGATTAG
- a CDS encoding ZIP family metal transporter has translation MISFLAPILSVVFGVAIVLLYSKSKPLNLKLFLAFSGAFLLSTTIFELLPEVYQNVDTKQIGVFIMGGILLQILLEFYSKGAEHGHLHHHDSNKRFPWFLFISLGIHAFFEGFPLKDHHNIIIGVVIHKIPIAILITTYLLKSKLPKSQVVLFLIIFTLMTPLGSIAAELFSISPTLIYSINAIVIGMFLHISTIILFESSEGHHFNLNKILMIISAVVLAYFI, from the coding sequence ATGATTAGTTTTTTAGCACCCATATTATCAGTTGTATTTGGGGTAGCCATTGTACTCTTATATAGCAAATCAAAACCCTTAAATCTAAAACTATTTTTAGCATTTAGTGGTGCTTTTTTATTGTCAACCACAATTTTTGAACTCCTTCCAGAGGTGTACCAAAATGTAGACACCAAACAAATAGGCGTATTTATTATGGGAGGTATTCTGTTACAGATTCTTTTAGAATTTTATTCTAAAGGCGCTGAACATGGGCACTTACATCACCACGATTCCAATAAGAGGTTTCCATGGTTTTTATTTATAAGTCTAGGAATTCATGCCTTTTTTGAGGGGTTTCCTTTAAAAGACCACCATAACATTATCATTGGCGTTGTTATTCATAAAATCCCCATTGCGATTTTAATAACCACCTATCTGCTAAAATCAAAACTTCCCAAGTCGCAAGTGGTACTCTTCTTAATTATATTTACCCTCATGACGCCTTTAGGCTCTATTGCAGCCGAATTATTTAGCATTTCACCAACCCTGATTTACAGTATAAATGCCATCGTCATTGGGATGTTTCTTCATATCTCTACCATCATTTTGTTTGAAAGTAGCGAAGGACATCATTTTAATTTGAATAAAATTTTAATGATTATTAGTGCCGTTGTTTTAGCTTATTTTATATAA
- a CDS encoding DUF4268 domain-containing protein: MFSKNEAKLLRQEFWTSFGKSFPTEWILYNTNVKGLSFKFHFDTKTAFVAFCIDMEPSKQQAYWNQMLSHKSILETDFLPQVKFEEYFEVSDEKILSAVFVSIESKVSIYNKSTWRSAMEFLNETMLKFEAFYAVYENTIKI, encoded by the coding sequence ATGTTTAGTAAAAATGAAGCCAAACTTCTAAGACAAGAATTCTGGACCAGTTTTGGAAAGTCCTTTCCTACAGAGTGGATTCTGTATAATACCAATGTTAAAGGTCTTAGTTTTAAATTTCATTTTGATACCAAAACTGCCTTTGTCGCATTTTGTATCGATATGGAACCTAGTAAACAACAAGCTTATTGGAACCAAATGCTTTCTCATAAATCAATCCTAGAAACCGATTTTTTACCACAAGTTAAATTTGAAGAGTATTTTGAAGTATCTGATGAAAAAATTCTTTCAGCAGTCTTTGTTTCTATAGAATCTAAGGTTTCAATTTACAATAAATCAACTTGGAGATCTGCAATGGAATTCCTGAATGAAACGATGCTGAAGTTTGAAGCGTTTTATGCCGTATATGAAAATACGATTAAGATTTGA
- a CDS encoding DUF4294 domain-containing protein, whose protein sequence is MKLIRCILFWFPVLLLGQTFPVQKDLLPENYLIIVGDTITNNSINLNEVYILPKLKFTSNESRRRYLILQRKTIKVYPYAKLAAERLESLNERILNLKSKRKRKKYTRMVQKYIEGEFAEKLKKFTITEGQILIKLIHRQTGETAFELIKYLRSGWRAFWYNNTASLFNMSLKLPFDPKTSEEDYLIEDILQRQFQSGRLEYQKSFHEFDIYELLEHWKH, encoded by the coding sequence ATGAAGTTGATTCGTTGTATTCTTTTTTGGTTCCCTGTTCTCCTTTTGGGGCAGACATTTCCTGTACAAAAAGATTTGCTTCCAGAGAATTATTTAATCATTGTTGGAGATACCATTACCAATAACTCAATTAATTTAAATGAGGTTTATATACTTCCAAAACTTAAATTCACTTCAAATGAATCCAGACGACGGTATTTAATTTTACAGCGTAAAACCATTAAAGTATATCCGTATGCAAAATTAGCTGCGGAACGATTGGAAAGCTTGAATGAGCGGATCTTGAACCTAAAAAGTAAGCGGAAACGAAAGAAGTACACCCGCATGGTTCAAAAGTATATTGAAGGGGAGTTTGCTGAAAAGCTCAAAAAGTTCACGATTACGGAAGGTCAAATTTTAATTAAATTAATTCACCGTCAAACAGGGGAGACCGCTTTTGAACTCATTAAATATTTAAGAAGTGGTTGGCGTGCCTTTTGGTATAATAATACCGCTAGCTTGTTTAATATGTCTTTAAAATTGCCTTTTGATCCCAAAACTTCAGAAGAAGATTATTTGATAGAGGACATCTTACAGCGTCAATTCCAAAGTGGACGGCTAGAATATCAAAAATCCTTTCATGAATTTGATATTTATGAGCTTTTGGAACATTGGAAACACTGA
- a CDS encoding M42 family metallopeptidase — translation MAKKTILDKNALTFLEDYLNNAAPTGYEWDGQKLWMDYLKPYVDTFITDTYGTAVGVINPEAPFKVVIEGHADEISWYVNYISDDGLIYVIRNGGSDHQIAPSKIVNIHTKNGIVKGVFGWPAIHTRSAAKEQAPKPDNIFIDIGCKTKEAVDKLGVHVGCVITYPDTFHILNKDHFVCRALDNRMGGFMIAQVARLLHENKKTLPFGLYITNSVQEEIGLRGAEMITHTIQPNVAIVTDVTHDTTTPMIDKKTQGHCEMGKGPVIAYAPAVQQKLRDLITETAEANKIPFQRAALSRATGTDTDAFAYSNGGVASALISLPLRYMHTTVEMVHRDDVENVIKMIYETLLKIKDGETFSYFD, via the coding sequence ATGGCAAAGAAAACAATCCTAGATAAAAACGCACTTACATTTTTAGAAGATTATCTCAACAATGCAGCCCCAACAGGCTACGAATGGGACGGTCAAAAACTATGGATGGATTATTTAAAACCCTATGTGGATACCTTTATTACAGATACCTACGGGACCGCTGTGGGTGTCATCAATCCAGAGGCGCCTTTTAAGGTCGTGATTGAAGGCCATGCCGATGAAATTTCGTGGTATGTCAACTATATTTCAGATGATGGACTTATTTATGTCATTCGTAATGGAGGAAGCGACCACCAAATTGCACCCAGTAAGATCGTTAATATTCACACAAAAAACGGGATTGTAAAAGGCGTTTTTGGATGGCCTGCAATCCATACACGTAGCGCAGCAAAAGAACAAGCGCCTAAGCCGGATAATATTTTTATCGATATTGGATGTAAAACCAAAGAAGCCGTTGATAAACTAGGCGTACATGTCGGTTGTGTGATTACCTATCCTGACACCTTCCACATACTAAATAAAGATCATTTTGTATGTCGTGCTTTAGACAACCGAATGGGTGGTTTTATGATTGCACAAGTAGCCCGCTTATTACACGAAAACAAAAAGACCCTTCCATTTGGATTGTACATCACTAACTCCGTTCAGGAAGAAATTGGACTTCGAGGTGCTGAAATGATTACGCATACCATACAACCCAATGTTGCTATTGTAACCGATGTGACGCACGATACCACCACGCCAATGATTGACAAAAAAACGCAAGGACACTGCGAAATGGGCAAAGGCCCCGTGATAGCGTATGCCCCTGCGGTTCAACAAAAATTACGTGATTTGATTACAGAGACTGCCGAAGCAAATAAAATTCCATTCCAACGTGCAGCACTTTCTAGAGCAACTGGCACAGATACCGATGCTTTTGCTTACAGCAATGGCGGCGTGGCTTCAGCATTGATTTCACTGCCCTTACGATACATGCATACCACGGTTGAAATGGTGCACCGTGACGATGTTGAAAATGTGATTAAAATGATTTATGAAACTCTATTAAAAATTAAAGACGGTGAAACATTCTCTTACTTTGACTAA
- a CDS encoding NUDIX hydrolase, with the protein MEEYLDIWNSEGQPTGKIGTKDEAHQKGWFHPTVHVWFYTPAPALLLQKRGLSKQTFPGFWDVSVAGHVSAGESILEGALREVNEEIGLDIQASDLVPLDIRKNTNRFDNGVIDCEFQHVFLVKLETPISQLHIQKTEVDAVRLFSFEELQNCMLQKHPNYKIVPADMSYYQFVMDAVLKIF; encoded by the coding sequence GTGGAAGAATATTTAGATATTTGGAATTCTGAAGGGCAACCAACAGGCAAAATAGGCACAAAAGATGAAGCCCATCAAAAGGGTTGGTTCCATCCTACTGTGCATGTTTGGTTTTACACCCCTGCTCCTGCCCTTTTACTCCAAAAACGAGGTCTATCAAAACAAACGTTCCCAGGGTTTTGGGACGTTTCTGTTGCGGGGCATGTCAGTGCTGGAGAATCCATCTTAGAAGGCGCACTTCGCGAAGTCAATGAAGAGATCGGCTTGGACATTCAAGCCTCTGATTTAGTACCCCTAGACATTCGGAAAAACACCAATCGTTTTGACAATGGTGTTATAGACTGTGAATTTCAACATGTGTTTTTAGTGAAATTGGAAACTCCCATTTCTCAACTGCACATTCAAAAAACGGAGGTGGATGCCGTACGGCTGTTTTCTTTTGAAGAACTCCAAAACTGCATGCTTCAAAAGCATCCCAATTATAAGATTGTCCCTGCCGATATGAGCTATTACCAATTTGTGATGGATGCGGTGTTGAAAATCTTCTAA
- a CDS encoding multidrug effflux MFS transporter, whose protein sequence is MQNQPALKIEFVAIMALLMSLVALSIDGILPALAVIGNDLGVTDTKDHQLLITMIFLGLGFGQLIFGPLSDSYGRKPIIYVGFLVFAVASIICVNTNSYEVLIAGRILQGIGLASPRTLSIAMIRDSYEGDYMAKVMSFIVMIFILIPIVAPTLGQFLMLTYNWQAIFNVQLGLGMLVIFWFWKRQPETLALSNRIPFRTSTLVSGFKEFFKHKQAVAFTLISGFITGSFMVYLSTSQYIFEVQYDLGEDFPLIFASLAVGVGFATYMNGVFVVRIGMKRIALISLAGYTLSSLIYVLMFFNQINPTLWVLLIFFALQFTAVGFLFGNLRALAMQPIGHIAGVGAAVNGFISTVMGVLIASIIGAYVSATVWPLFLGFTGCGFASMVIFLLNKPLERTI, encoded by the coding sequence ATGCAAAATCAACCTGCCCTCAAAATAGAGTTTGTAGCCATCATGGCACTGTTAATGTCTTTAGTGGCACTGTCTATTGATGGCATCCTCCCTGCCCTCGCCGTGATTGGAAACGACCTGGGGGTGACTGATACGAAAGATCACCAATTACTGATTACCATGATTTTTCTTGGATTGGGGTTTGGACAATTAATTTTTGGCCCTTTATCAGATAGTTACGGTCGAAAACCAATTATCTATGTGGGATTTTTAGTGTTTGCAGTGGCAAGTATTATTTGTGTGAATACAAACTCTTATGAAGTGTTAATTGCAGGTCGCATTTTGCAAGGGATTGGATTGGCATCGCCACGTACTTTAAGTATTGCTATGATTCGCGATTCGTATGAAGGCGATTATATGGCCAAAGTCATGTCGTTTATTGTCATGATATTTATTCTCATTCCGATCGTAGCCCCCACGCTTGGACAGTTTTTAATGCTCACCTACAATTGGCAAGCCATTTTTAATGTACAATTAGGACTCGGAATGTTGGTTATTTTTTGGTTTTGGAAACGGCAGCCTGAAACGTTGGCACTTTCAAATCGGATTCCTTTTAGAACTTCAACCTTAGTTTCTGGATTCAAAGAATTTTTTAAACACAAACAAGCCGTTGCTTTTACCTTAATATCTGGATTTATCACAGGTTCGTTTATGGTGTATTTGAGTACCAGTCAATACATCTTTGAAGTTCAGTATGACTTAGGAGAAGATTTCCCTTTGATCTTTGCGAGTTTGGCAGTAGGTGTGGGTTTTGCAACCTATATGAACGGAGTCTTTGTGGTCAGAATTGGCATGAAACGCATTGCATTAATTTCTTTAGCGGGCTATACCTTGAGTTCTTTAATCTATGTGTTAATGTTCTTCAATCAAATAAATCCTACGCTTTGGGTGTTACTCATCTTTTTTGCTTTACAGTTTACTGCTGTTGGATTTTTGTTTGGAAACCTTAGAGCTTTGGCCATGCAACCGATTGGGCATATTGCTGGAGTTGGGGCTGCTGTCAATGGGTTTATTTCAACCGTGATGGGCGTATTAATTGCCAGTATTATAGGTGCTTATGTTAGCGCCACCGTCTGGCCGTTGTTTTTAGGATTTACGGGATGTGGTTTTGCTTCTATGGTGATTTTTCTTCTTAACAAACCCTTGGAACGTACGATTTAA